The following coding sequences are from one Capsicum annuum cultivar UCD-10X-F1 chromosome 3, UCD10Xv1.1, whole genome shotgun sequence window:
- the LOC107864680 gene encoding uncharacterized protein LOC107864680 isoform X1 produces MGESDSESPERVKAKNVSEKSENSDELKGSEGNSSKMVSGFDSVFDISGKSLDFPLLEGVESDVEGLYMYKNVFNLIPKAIGALGKVKVLKFFGNEVNLFPIEELRKLVELESLQVKVSLPGMSGLDLEKLKNLKELELCKVPPRPSAFPILRDIAGLKRLTKLSVCHFSIRYLPPEIACLTNLECLDLSFNKMRNLPVEITHLTSLLSLKVANNKLIEVPPDLSSLQRLVSLDFSNNRLTSLENLDLLSMYNLQRLNLRDNKLLRCCSIPSWVCCNLEGNFIDLSKDDFTSSSSEMDVLEGYDQEETCENSQNGASIVLSGHSTNHRCFRPRKSKKWKRQYYLQQRARQERLNNSRRCVACKHSELIDDSLLEGSSSIVDADTNDKELFTEEAECKDSLASVADEHIRSKEDHCVERSSCVGSDSIEACIDIQNCKKCDASVVSLSDAADLVEGSSSSEVSNNPPKSKRHLDGVIDNPKPCKTRRPTDHSEVSCKYNMMSFCGIDDYLPDGFYDAGRDRPFMSLRSYEQKLHLDSREVILIDRQRDEMLDAIARRAQALIFHFNQTDGLFKDREHAAADNLQVASLLALLVSDHFGGSDRSSILQSARKEVSGSNYNKPFICTCPTGNDDTTSMITKDSPSFLGDILFLDLCEKALRSIKSRQNSIVVPIGSLQLGVCRHRALLMKYLCDRIEPRISCELVRGYLDFSPHAWNVIVVKRGESWVRMIVDACHPLDIREETDPEYFCRYVPLSRINVPVVPDGSPVQVSSFPTLSSSDKIHKAPSSTLIQCELGSHETLAKVRTLEVSKSSPDEIKNFEFSCIGEVRMLGVLNSSCIVKYYGHQISSRWVPSSDGSSESRTLQSAILMEHIKGGSLKKYVDKLSNAGEKRLPIELSVFIARDVASALTELHSRHIIHRDIKSENILIDLDKKRADGTPTVKLCDFDMAIPLRSYLHTCCIGHIGIPPPDVCVGTPRWMAPEVFRAMNERNVYGLGADIWSFGCVLLELLTLQLPYSESSELDSHNSLQAGKRPELPKELEAMTASKEELEDLAKSCSGSDSDNKLSESGILRFLVSIYHWCTEKDPDDRPTAENLYHLLLTCANSLPSQSHEDS; encoded by the exons ATGGGTGAAAGCGATTCAGAAAGTCCTGAAAGGGTCAAAGCCAAGAATGtatctgaaaaatctgaaaattctgaTGAATTAAAGGGTTCAGAGGGTAATTCAAGCAAGATGGTTTCTGGGTTTGATTCAGTTTTTGATATTTCTGGAAAAAGTTTGGATTTTCCATTGTTAGAAGGTGTAGAAAGTGATGTTGAAGGTTTGTACATGTACAAGAATGTATTTAATTTAATTCCTAAGGCAATTGGTGCACTTGGGAAGGTTAAGGTACTTAAGTTTTTTGGGAATGAGGTTAATTTGTTTCCAATTGAAGAGTTGAGGAAGTTGGTGGAACTTGAGAGTTTGCAAGTGAAAGTGTCTTTGCCTGGTATGAGTGGATTGGATTTGGAGAAGTTGAAGAATTTGAAAGAATTGGAGCTTTGTAAAGTTCCTCCTAGGCCTTCTGCTTTTCCAATTTTGAGAGATATTGCTGGTTTAAAGAGGCTGACTAAGTTGTCTGTTTGTCATTTTTCTATCAG ATACCTGCCTCCAGAAATTGCCTGTCTCACTAATTTGGAGTGCCTGGATCTTTCATTCAATAAGATGAGGAATTTACCTGTTGAGATAACTCATCTTACCTCCTTACTGTCACTGAAGGTTGCTAATAATAAATTGATTGAAGTACCTCCGGATTTGTCTTCTCTGCAAAGATTAGTGAGTTTGGACTTTTCTAACAATAGATTAACATCCTTGGAGAATCTTGATCTCCTATCAATGTATAATTTGCAGAGACTCAATCTTCGG GACAATAAACTTCTTAGGTGTTGTTCCATTCCATCGTGGGTATGCTGCAATTTGGAGGGGAATTTCATAGATTTGTCCAAGGATGACTTCACCAGTTCATCTTCTGAAATGGACGTGCTTGAAGGTTATGATCAGGAGGAAACATGTGAGAATTCCCAAAATG GAGCTTCTATTGTATTGTCAGGTCATTCAACCAATCATCGATGTTTTCGGCCTCGAAAATCAAAGAAATGGAAGCGGCAGTATTATTTGCAGCAGAGGGCTCGTCAAGAGAGATTAAATAACAGCAGGAGATGTGTTGCCTGCAAACATTCTGAGCTAATTGACGATTCTCTGTTGGAAGGTTCATCAAGCATAGTGGATGCCGATACAAATGATAAAGAACTGTTTACCGAAGAAGCTGAGTGCAAAGACTCTCTAGCTAGTGTTGCTGATGAACATATCAGATCAAAGGAGGACCATTGTGTAGAAAGATCTTCATGTGTTGGTTCTGACTCCATTGAAGCatgcatagatattcagaattgTAAAAAATGTGATGCTTCAGTAGTTTCTCTTTCTGACGCTGCTGATTTGGTCGAGGGAAGCTCGTCTTCTGAGGTGTCTAATAATCCTCCAAAATCGAAAAGGCACCTCGATGGGGTAATTGATAATCCAAAACCATGCAAAACCCGCAGACCAACGGACCATTCAGAGGTATCCTGCAAATACAACATGATGTCTTTCTGTGGTATTGATGATTACTTACCAGATGGCTTTTATGACGCTGGACGAGATCGGCCATTTATGTCGCTTAGGAGTTATGAGCAGAAATTGCATCTGGATTCACGGGAAGTCATTCTAATTGACAG gCAAAGAGATGAAATGCTGGATGCCATTGCCCGACGTGCTCAAGCTCTGATCTTTCATTTTAATCAGACAGATGGTCTGTTTAAAGATAGAGAACATGCTGCTGCAGACAACTTGCAGGTCGCATCACTGCTTGCGCTTTTAGTGTCGGATCATTTTGGTGGAAGTGACAGAAGTAGTATTTTACAGAGTGCAAGGAAAGAAGTATCTGGGTCAAACTATAACAAGCCTTTTATCTGCACATGCCCTACAGGAAATGATGACACTACCAGCATGATCACAAAAGACAGTCCTAGCTTCTTAGGAGATATACTTTTCCTTGATCTTTGTGAGAAAGCACTTCGCTCCATAAAATCAAGGCAAAATTCTATTGTTGTTCCTATTGGGAGTTTGCAGTTGGGTGTATGTAGGCATAGGGCCTTGCTTATGAAG TACCTGTGTGACCGAATAGAACCTCGAATATCTTGTGAGCTTGTCAGGGGTTATTTGGATTTTTCGCCGCACGCGTGGAATGTGATTGTGGTAAAGAGGGGTGAATCATGGGTTCGGATGATAGTTGATGCATGCCATCCCCTTGATATCCGAGAAGAGACAGATCCAGAGTACTTTTGCAG GTATGTCCCACTGAGCCGGATTAATGTACCTGTTGTGCCAGATGGTAGTCCTGTTCAAGTTAGTTCTTTTCCTACTCTATCCAGTTCGGATAAAATTCATAAAGCTCCTTCCTCAACCCTTATACAGTGTGAATTGGGATCGCATGAGACTCTGGCAAAG GTGCGAACTTTAGAGGTATCCAAGTCCTCGCCGGATGAGATTAAGAATTTTGAGTTTAGCTGCATTGGAGAAGTTAGGATGTTGGGTGTCTTAAACAGTTCGTGCATTGTCAAATATTATGGCCATCAGATATCTTCAAGATGGGTTCCTTCATCAGATGGTAGTTCAGAAAGTCGTACTTTGCAGTCTGCCATTTTGATGGAGCACATTAAAGGGGGTTCACTGAAG AAATATGTAGATAAGCTATCTAATGCTGGTGAGAAGCGTCTGCCCATTGAGCTGTCGGTATTTATTGCCCGAGATGTAGCAAGCGCGTTGACAGAGCTGCATTCTAGGCATATCATACATCGTGatataaaaagtgaaaacatCCTGATAGATCTGGATAAGAAGAGAGCTGATGGTACCCCTACAGTAAAGCTATGTGACTTTGATATGGCGATTCCCCTTCGTTCATACTTACATACTTGCTGCATTGGCCATATTGGAATTCCTCCACCGGATGTATGTGTTGGTACACCTCGTTGGATGGCTCCTGAAGTCTTTCGGGCAATGAATGAGCGCAACGTCTATGGGTTG GGTGCTGATATTTGGTCCTTCGGGTGTGTCCTGCTGGAATTGTTAACGCTGCAACTTCCGTACTCAGAGTCATCTGAGTTAGATAGCCACAATTCTCTTCAG GCGGGTAAACGGCCAGAACTACCCAAAGAACTGGAGGCAATGACTGCATCCAAAGAAGAACTAGAGGATCTAGCAAAGTCTTGTTCTGGCTCGGACTCTGACa
- the LOC107864680 gene encoding uncharacterized protein LOC107864680 isoform X2: MGESDSESPERVKAKNVSEKSENSDELKGSEGNSSKMVSGFDSVFDISGKSLDFPLLEGVESDVEGLYMYKNVFNLIPKAIGALGKVKVLKFFGNEVNLFPIEELRKLVELESLQVKVSLPGMSGLDLEKLKNLKELELCKVPPRPSAFPILRDIAGLKRLTKLSVCHFSIRYLPPEIACLTNLECLDLSFNKMRNLPVEITHLTSLLSLKVANNKLIEVPPDLSSLQRLVSLDFSNNRLTSLENLDLLSMYNLQRLNLRDNKLLRCCSIPSWVCCNLEGNFIDLSKDDFTSSSSEMDVLEGYDQEETCENSQNGHSTNHRCFRPRKSKKWKRQYYLQQRARQERLNNSRRCVACKHSELIDDSLLEGSSSIVDADTNDKELFTEEAECKDSLASVADEHIRSKEDHCVERSSCVGSDSIEACIDIQNCKKCDASVVSLSDAADLVEGSSSSEVSNNPPKSKRHLDGVIDNPKPCKTRRPTDHSEVSCKYNMMSFCGIDDYLPDGFYDAGRDRPFMSLRSYEQKLHLDSREVILIDRQRDEMLDAIARRAQALIFHFNQTDGLFKDREHAAADNLQVASLLALLVSDHFGGSDRSSILQSARKEVSGSNYNKPFICTCPTGNDDTTSMITKDSPSFLGDILFLDLCEKALRSIKSRQNSIVVPIGSLQLGVCRHRALLMKYLCDRIEPRISCELVRGYLDFSPHAWNVIVVKRGESWVRMIVDACHPLDIREETDPEYFCRYVPLSRINVPVVPDGSPVQVSSFPTLSSSDKIHKAPSSTLIQCELGSHETLAKVRTLEVSKSSPDEIKNFEFSCIGEVRMLGVLNSSCIVKYYGHQISSRWVPSSDGSSESRTLQSAILMEHIKGGSLKKYVDKLSNAGEKRLPIELSVFIARDVASALTELHSRHIIHRDIKSENILIDLDKKRADGTPTVKLCDFDMAIPLRSYLHTCCIGHIGIPPPDVCVGTPRWMAPEVFRAMNERNVYGLGADIWSFGCVLLELLTLQLPYSESSELDSHNSLQAGKRPELPKELEAMTASKEELEDLAKSCSGSDSDNKLSESGILRFLVSIYHWCTEKDPDDRPTAENLYHLLLTCANSLPSQSHEDS, from the exons ATGGGTGAAAGCGATTCAGAAAGTCCTGAAAGGGTCAAAGCCAAGAATGtatctgaaaaatctgaaaattctgaTGAATTAAAGGGTTCAGAGGGTAATTCAAGCAAGATGGTTTCTGGGTTTGATTCAGTTTTTGATATTTCTGGAAAAAGTTTGGATTTTCCATTGTTAGAAGGTGTAGAAAGTGATGTTGAAGGTTTGTACATGTACAAGAATGTATTTAATTTAATTCCTAAGGCAATTGGTGCACTTGGGAAGGTTAAGGTACTTAAGTTTTTTGGGAATGAGGTTAATTTGTTTCCAATTGAAGAGTTGAGGAAGTTGGTGGAACTTGAGAGTTTGCAAGTGAAAGTGTCTTTGCCTGGTATGAGTGGATTGGATTTGGAGAAGTTGAAGAATTTGAAAGAATTGGAGCTTTGTAAAGTTCCTCCTAGGCCTTCTGCTTTTCCAATTTTGAGAGATATTGCTGGTTTAAAGAGGCTGACTAAGTTGTCTGTTTGTCATTTTTCTATCAG ATACCTGCCTCCAGAAATTGCCTGTCTCACTAATTTGGAGTGCCTGGATCTTTCATTCAATAAGATGAGGAATTTACCTGTTGAGATAACTCATCTTACCTCCTTACTGTCACTGAAGGTTGCTAATAATAAATTGATTGAAGTACCTCCGGATTTGTCTTCTCTGCAAAGATTAGTGAGTTTGGACTTTTCTAACAATAGATTAACATCCTTGGAGAATCTTGATCTCCTATCAATGTATAATTTGCAGAGACTCAATCTTCGG GACAATAAACTTCTTAGGTGTTGTTCCATTCCATCGTGGGTATGCTGCAATTTGGAGGGGAATTTCATAGATTTGTCCAAGGATGACTTCACCAGTTCATCTTCTGAAATGGACGTGCTTGAAGGTTATGATCAGGAGGAAACATGTGAGAATTCCCAAAATG GTCATTCAACCAATCATCGATGTTTTCGGCCTCGAAAATCAAAGAAATGGAAGCGGCAGTATTATTTGCAGCAGAGGGCTCGTCAAGAGAGATTAAATAACAGCAGGAGATGTGTTGCCTGCAAACATTCTGAGCTAATTGACGATTCTCTGTTGGAAGGTTCATCAAGCATAGTGGATGCCGATACAAATGATAAAGAACTGTTTACCGAAGAAGCTGAGTGCAAAGACTCTCTAGCTAGTGTTGCTGATGAACATATCAGATCAAAGGAGGACCATTGTGTAGAAAGATCTTCATGTGTTGGTTCTGACTCCATTGAAGCatgcatagatattcagaattgTAAAAAATGTGATGCTTCAGTAGTTTCTCTTTCTGACGCTGCTGATTTGGTCGAGGGAAGCTCGTCTTCTGAGGTGTCTAATAATCCTCCAAAATCGAAAAGGCACCTCGATGGGGTAATTGATAATCCAAAACCATGCAAAACCCGCAGACCAACGGACCATTCAGAGGTATCCTGCAAATACAACATGATGTCTTTCTGTGGTATTGATGATTACTTACCAGATGGCTTTTATGACGCTGGACGAGATCGGCCATTTATGTCGCTTAGGAGTTATGAGCAGAAATTGCATCTGGATTCACGGGAAGTCATTCTAATTGACAG gCAAAGAGATGAAATGCTGGATGCCATTGCCCGACGTGCTCAAGCTCTGATCTTTCATTTTAATCAGACAGATGGTCTGTTTAAAGATAGAGAACATGCTGCTGCAGACAACTTGCAGGTCGCATCACTGCTTGCGCTTTTAGTGTCGGATCATTTTGGTGGAAGTGACAGAAGTAGTATTTTACAGAGTGCAAGGAAAGAAGTATCTGGGTCAAACTATAACAAGCCTTTTATCTGCACATGCCCTACAGGAAATGATGACACTACCAGCATGATCACAAAAGACAGTCCTAGCTTCTTAGGAGATATACTTTTCCTTGATCTTTGTGAGAAAGCACTTCGCTCCATAAAATCAAGGCAAAATTCTATTGTTGTTCCTATTGGGAGTTTGCAGTTGGGTGTATGTAGGCATAGGGCCTTGCTTATGAAG TACCTGTGTGACCGAATAGAACCTCGAATATCTTGTGAGCTTGTCAGGGGTTATTTGGATTTTTCGCCGCACGCGTGGAATGTGATTGTGGTAAAGAGGGGTGAATCATGGGTTCGGATGATAGTTGATGCATGCCATCCCCTTGATATCCGAGAAGAGACAGATCCAGAGTACTTTTGCAG GTATGTCCCACTGAGCCGGATTAATGTACCTGTTGTGCCAGATGGTAGTCCTGTTCAAGTTAGTTCTTTTCCTACTCTATCCAGTTCGGATAAAATTCATAAAGCTCCTTCCTCAACCCTTATACAGTGTGAATTGGGATCGCATGAGACTCTGGCAAAG GTGCGAACTTTAGAGGTATCCAAGTCCTCGCCGGATGAGATTAAGAATTTTGAGTTTAGCTGCATTGGAGAAGTTAGGATGTTGGGTGTCTTAAACAGTTCGTGCATTGTCAAATATTATGGCCATCAGATATCTTCAAGATGGGTTCCTTCATCAGATGGTAGTTCAGAAAGTCGTACTTTGCAGTCTGCCATTTTGATGGAGCACATTAAAGGGGGTTCACTGAAG AAATATGTAGATAAGCTATCTAATGCTGGTGAGAAGCGTCTGCCCATTGAGCTGTCGGTATTTATTGCCCGAGATGTAGCAAGCGCGTTGACAGAGCTGCATTCTAGGCATATCATACATCGTGatataaaaagtgaaaacatCCTGATAGATCTGGATAAGAAGAGAGCTGATGGTACCCCTACAGTAAAGCTATGTGACTTTGATATGGCGATTCCCCTTCGTTCATACTTACATACTTGCTGCATTGGCCATATTGGAATTCCTCCACCGGATGTATGTGTTGGTACACCTCGTTGGATGGCTCCTGAAGTCTTTCGGGCAATGAATGAGCGCAACGTCTATGGGTTG GGTGCTGATATTTGGTCCTTCGGGTGTGTCCTGCTGGAATTGTTAACGCTGCAACTTCCGTACTCAGAGTCATCTGAGTTAGATAGCCACAATTCTCTTCAG GCGGGTAAACGGCCAGAACTACCCAAAGAACTGGAGGCAATGACTGCATCCAAAGAAGAACTAGAGGATCTAGCAAAGTCTTGTTCTGGCTCGGACTCTGACa